In a single window of the Leisingera daeponensis DSM 23529 genome:
- a CDS encoding TRAP transporter large permease, translated as MDVLILFIMVVGLMLIGVPIAVSLGFSSIIFLLVLSDTSLASIAQTLFQAMAGHYTLLAIPFFILASSFMSTGGVAKRIIRFSIACVGHLRGGLAIAGVFACMLFAALSGSSPATVVAIGSIVIAAMRQAGYTKEFAAGVIANAGTLGILIPPSIVMVVYASATDVSVGRMFLAGVIPGIMAGVMLMVTIYIMAGIRGMPKGEWQGWGEIGSSFAEAFWGLMLIVIIMVGIYGIPGITGAIFTPTEAAAVASVYAFIVAVFVYRDMGPLKAKDGGRNKTLLQYPLALVTAFFHKDTRHTLFEAGKLTITLMFIIANALILKHVLTDEQIPQHIASAMLSAGFGPVMFLIVVNVILLIGGQFMEPSGLLVIVAPLVFPIAIELGIDPIHLGIIMVVNMEIGMITPPVGLNLFVTSGVAGMPMMAVVRAALPFLAVLFVFLIMVTYIPWISTYLPNSIMGPEIITK; from the coding sequence ATGGACGTCTTGATTCTCTTTATCATGGTCGTGGGGCTGATGCTGATCGGGGTGCCGATCGCGGTCTCGCTGGGCTTCTCCTCGATCATCTTCCTGCTGGTGCTGAGCGATACATCGCTGGCCTCCATCGCGCAGACGCTGTTTCAGGCGATGGCGGGGCATTACACGCTGCTGGCAATCCCGTTCTTCATCCTGGCCTCCTCGTTCATGTCCACGGGCGGGGTGGCGAAACGGATCATCCGCTTTTCCATCGCCTGCGTCGGCCATCTGCGCGGCGGGCTGGCGATTGCCGGGGTGTTTGCCTGCATGCTGTTTGCGGCGCTGTCGGGCTCGTCGCCCGCAACCGTGGTGGCGATCGGCTCCATCGTGATCGCCGCCATGCGGCAGGCGGGCTATACCAAGGAGTTCGCGGCAGGCGTCATCGCCAACGCGGGCACCCTGGGCATCCTGATCCCGCCCTCCATCGTGATGGTGGTCTATGCGTCCGCCACCGATGTCTCGGTCGGCCGGATGTTCCTTGCGGGCGTCATTCCGGGCATCATGGCCGGCGTGATGCTGATGGTGACCATCTATATCATGGCTGGCATCCGCGGCATGCCCAAGGGCGAGTGGCAGGGCTGGGGCGAGATCGGCAGCAGCTTTGCCGAGGCCTTCTGGGGCCTGATGCTGATCGTCATCATCATGGTCGGGATCTACGGCATCCCCGGCATCACCGGCGCGATCTTCACGCCGACGGAAGCGGCGGCGGTGGCCTCGGTCTATGCCTTTATCGTGGCAGTCTTCGTCTATCGCGACATGGGCCCGCTGAAGGCAAAGGACGGCGGCCGCAACAAGACGCTGCTGCAGTACCCGCTGGCGCTGGTGACCGCCTTTTTCCACAAGGACACCCGCCACACGCTGTTTGAGGCGGGCAAGCTGACGATCACGCTGATGTTCATCATCGCCAACGCGCTGATCCTGAAGCATGTGCTGACCGATGAGCAGATCCCGCAGCATATCGCCAGCGCCATGCTGTCCGCGGGCTTTGGCCCGGTGATGTTCCTGATCGTCGTCAACGTGATCCTGCTGATCGGCGGCCAGTTCATGGAACCGTCGGGCCTGCTGGTCATTGTGGCACCGCTGGTGTTCCCGATTGCCATCGAGCTGGGCATCGACCCGATCCACCTGGGCATCATCATGGTGGTCAACATGGAGATCGGCATGATCACCCCGCCGGTCGGCCTGAACCTGTTCGTGACTTCGGGTGTGGCAGGGATGCCGATGATGGCAGTGGTGCGGGCCGCCCTGCCGTTCCTGGCGGTGCTGTTCGTCTTCCTGATCATGGTGACCTACATCCCCTGGATTTCGACCTATCTGCCGAATTCCATCATGGGGCCGGAGATCATAACGAAGTAG
- a CDS encoding HesB/IscA family protein produces MFGIPGKQAVTMTPKAAAQIAKLMQKDGHAGLRIGVKKGGCAGMEYTMEYVDEPAPNDEVVEQDGARILIAPMAQMFLFGTEIDYEVSLLESGFKFNNPNVAEACGCGESISFKEVPGS; encoded by the coding sequence ATGTTTGGAATTCCCGGCAAGCAAGCTGTGACAATGACGCCCAAGGCAGCGGCGCAGATCGCCAAGCTGATGCAGAAGGACGGTCATGCCGGCCTGCGCATCGGCGTCAAGAAAGGCGGCTGTGCGGGCATGGAATACACCATGGAATACGTCGATGAGCCCGCCCCCAACGACGAGGTGGTGGAACAGGACGGCGCCCGCATCCTGATCGCGCCGATGGCGCAGATGTTCCTGTTCGGAACCGAAATCGACTACGAGGTGTCGCTCTTGGAAAGCGGTTTCAAGTTCAACAACCCCAACGTGGCCGAGGCCTGCGGCTGCGGCGAGTCGATCTCCTTCAAGGAGGTGCCCGGCAGCTGA
- a CDS encoding cytochrome P450, with the protein MKTLCQSPTDPAFVQDPYRFYAAARAEGQLHHWQDYGMAAAFGHSAVHMLLRDRRFGREVPEELRTEGPAHLAPFLAVEAHSMLDAEPPRHTRLRKLVLRAFTSREIAALEPGIRDLCHQLIDAFPDRPFDLLDAYCTQVPVITICRLLGVPEEMAPQLLDWSHRMVAMYQAARTEATEHAAAQASQEFTDFLRRYIDDRRDDPRDDLITRLIAAEEEGDKLSADELIGTCILLLNAGHEATVHSLGNGVKTMLQQGWQPEWLAPAGIEGLVEEILRFDPPLHMFTRYAYEEAEVFGHTFQRGDQVALLLGAANRDPAALDDPERFDPSRPPKVNKSFGGGLHFCVGAPLARLEMQIALPILFERCPDLKLAAEPEYNNSYHFHGLTRLLVTRS; encoded by the coding sequence ATGAAGACTTTATGCCAATCCCCCACCGATCCCGCCTTTGTGCAGGATCCCTATCGTTTCTATGCCGCCGCCCGGGCTGAGGGCCAGCTGCACCACTGGCAGGACTACGGCATGGCAGCCGCCTTCGGCCATTCCGCGGTGCATATGCTGCTGCGCGACCGCCGCTTCGGCCGCGAGGTGCCGGAGGAACTGCGCACCGAAGGCCCCGCCCATCTCGCGCCCTTTCTGGCGGTAGAGGCGCATTCGATGCTGGATGCCGAGCCGCCGCGCCACACCCGCCTGCGCAAGCTGGTGCTGCGCGCCTTCACCTCGCGCGAAATCGCGGCGCTGGAGCCGGGCATCAGGGATCTGTGCCACCAGCTGATCGACGCCTTCCCGGACCGGCCCTTCGACCTGCTGGACGCCTATTGCACGCAGGTGCCGGTCATCACCATCTGCCGCCTGCTGGGGGTGCCGGAGGAGATGGCGCCGCAGCTTCTGGACTGGTCGCACAGGATGGTGGCGATGTATCAGGCCGCGCGCACCGAGGCGACCGAACACGCTGCGGCACAGGCCTCGCAAGAATTCACGGACTTCCTGCGCCGCTACATTGACGACCGCCGCGACGATCCCCGCGACGACCTGATCACCCGGCTGATCGCGGCTGAGGAGGAAGGCGACAAGCTCTCCGCCGATGAGCTGATCGGCACGTGCATCCTGCTGCTGAATGCCGGCCACGAGGCCACCGTGCATTCGCTGGGCAACGGCGTGAAGACGATGCTGCAGCAGGGCTGGCAGCCGGAGTGGCTGGCGCCCGCGGGCATCGAGGGGCTGGTGGAGGAGATTCTGCGCTTTGATCCGCCGCTGCACATGTTCACCCGCTACGCCTATGAGGAGGCAGAGGTGTTCGGCCACACCTTCCAGCGCGGCGATCAGGTGGCCTTGCTGCTGGGCGCTGCCAACCGCGACCCGGCGGCGCTGGACGACCCGGAGCGTTTCGACCCGTCAAGACCGCCCAAGGTGAACAAGAGCTTCGGCGGCGGCCTCCATTTCTGCGTCGGCGCGCCGCTGGCGCGGCTGGAAATGCAGATCGCCCTGCCAATCCTGTTCGAGCGCTGCCCGGACCTGAAACTGGCAGCAGAGCCCGAATACAACAACAGCTACCATTTCCACGGGCTGACCCGGCTGCTGGTGACCCGCTCTTAA
- a CDS encoding sigma-54-dependent transcriptional regulator, which yields MIRKVLLVDDDAAVREALAQTLELNELEAVAAGSFVAAKDHITRGFEGVIVSDLRMPGRDGFHLLDYARSVDDELPVVLLTGEGDIPMAVKAMSQGAFDFLEKPCAAADFLPVLERALKTRALVLENRRLKRQLETGDPASRLLFGTSPQAEEMRQRVRAVAPTGAEVLVTGAPGSGISKVAEVIHLMSPAGQGPFVKRPAAGLAAETVAGLCQEAAGGSLFLDEVQALPEAAQYALLAQLEQGGGVRIIAGSSAGLADLAQAGKFSADLFYRLDVMRVRIPSLAERPGDIPVLFRHYVAQAAEQAGIEPPEISQDHLAALMAQDWPGNARSLMSAAMRFVLGMPEEAAAAAGLGLAEQMAQVERSLLIAALGRVNGRAAAAAEALKLPRKTFYDKLARYGIRPEDYRR from the coding sequence ATGATCCGCAAGGTGCTTTTGGTGGATGACGATGCTGCCGTGCGCGAGGCGCTGGCGCAGACGCTGGAGCTGAACGAGCTGGAGGCGGTCGCGGCGGGGTCCTTTGTGGCGGCAAAGGACCATATCACCCGCGGCTTCGAGGGGGTCATCGTCTCGGACCTGCGGATGCCGGGGCGGGACGGGTTTCATCTGCTGGACTATGCCCGCAGCGTGGATGACGAGCTGCCGGTGGTGCTGCTGACCGGCGAGGGCGACATTCCGATGGCGGTGAAGGCGATGTCGCAGGGGGCGTTCGATTTCCTGGAGAAACCCTGCGCCGCCGCCGACTTCCTGCCGGTGCTGGAGCGCGCGCTGAAGACGCGGGCGCTGGTGCTGGAGAACCGGCGGCTGAAGCGGCAGCTGGAAACCGGCGATCCGGCCTCCAGGCTGCTGTTCGGCACCTCGCCGCAGGCGGAGGAGATGCGCCAGCGGGTGCGGGCGGTGGCGCCGACGGGGGCGGAGGTGCTGGTGACCGGCGCGCCGGGCAGCGGCATTTCCAAGGTGGCGGAGGTCATCCACCTGATGTCGCCTGCGGGCCAGGGGCCGTTTGTGAAACGCCCGGCGGCCGGGCTGGCGGCGGAGACAGTGGCCGGGCTGTGCCAGGAGGCGGCGGGCGGCTCGCTGTTCCTGGACGAGGTGCAGGCGCTGCCGGAAGCGGCGCAGTATGCTCTGCTGGCGCAGCTTGAGCAGGGCGGCGGGGTGCGGATCATCGCAGGGTCCAGCGCCGGTCTGGCGGATCTGGCGCAGGCGGGGAAATTCAGCGCCGATCTGTTTTACCGGCTGGATGTGATGCGGGTGCGCATCCCCTCGCTGGCGGAGCGCCCGGGCGACATTCCCGTGCTGTTCCGCCATTACGTGGCGCAGGCGGCGGAACAGGCGGGGATTGAGCCGCCGGAGATCAGCCAGGACCATCTGGCGGCGCTGATGGCGCAGGACTGGCCGGGCAATGCGCGCTCCCTGATGTCGGCGGCGATGCGGTTTGTGCTGGGAATGCCGGAGGAGGCCGCCGCTGCTGCCGGGCTGGGGCTGGCGGAGCAGATGGCGCAGGTGGAGCGCTCGCTGCTGATCGCGGCGCTGGGCCGGGTCAACGGGCGCGCGGCTGCGGCCGCGGAAGCCCTGAAGCTGCCGCGCAAGACGTTCTACGATAAATTGGCCCGCTATGGCATCCGGCCCGAGGATTACCGCCGCTGA
- a CDS encoding DctP family TRAP transporter solute-binding subunit yields the protein MKFLTTAATALALAVSAGAASAACDDGEIVVKFSHVTNTDKHPKGIAASLLQQRVNDEMNGTMCMEVYPNSTLYNDDKVLEAMLQGDVQMAAPSLSKFEQFTKQFRIFDLPFMFKNIEAVDAFQASDAGQAMKESMARRGILGLEFWHNGMKQMSANKPLISPEDAKGLKFRVQQSEVLKAQFEALGASPQPMAFSEVYGALQTGVVDGQENTWSNVYGQKFFEVQDGITETNHGALDYLVVTSTDWWDSLPEDVRSQLATIVREVSMERNAAVGEVDKEARQAVLDAGGVIRELDEAQRQAWLEAMKPVWEQFRDDVGQDNIEAAQAINAGF from the coding sequence ATGAAATTCCTGACCACTGCTGCGACCGCACTGGCGCTGGCCGTTTCCGCAGGCGCTGCAAGCGCCGCCTGTGACGACGGCGAAATCGTGGTGAAGTTCAGCCACGTCACCAACACCGACAAGCACCCCAAGGGGATTGCCGCATCGCTGCTGCAACAGCGCGTCAACGACGAGATGAACGGCACCATGTGCATGGAGGTCTACCCGAACTCCACCCTCTACAACGACGACAAGGTGCTGGAGGCGATGCTGCAGGGCGACGTGCAGATGGCGGCGCCGTCGCTGTCGAAATTCGAGCAGTTCACCAAGCAGTTCCGCATCTTCGACCTGCCGTTCATGTTCAAGAACATCGAAGCCGTGGATGCCTTCCAGGCCTCGGATGCCGGCCAGGCGATGAAAGAATCGATGGCCCGCCGCGGCATTCTGGGCCTGGAGTTCTGGCACAACGGCATGAAGCAGATGTCGGCCAACAAGCCGCTGATCTCGCCTGAGGATGCCAAGGGCCTGAAGTTCCGCGTGCAGCAGTCGGAAGTGCTGAAGGCGCAGTTCGAAGCCTTGGGCGCCAGCCCGCAGCCGATGGCCTTTTCCGAGGTCTACGGCGCGCTGCAGACCGGCGTTGTGGACGGGCAGGAGAACACCTGGTCCAACGTCTACGGCCAGAAGTTCTTTGAGGTGCAGGACGGCATCACCGAGACCAATCACGGCGCGCTTGACTATCTGGTTGTGACCTCCACCGACTGGTGGGACAGCCTGCCTGAAGACGTGCGCAGCCAGCTGGCCACTATCGTGCGCGAGGTCAGCATGGAGCGGAACGCAGCGGTGGGCGAGGTCGACAAGGAAGCCCGCCAGGCGGTGCTGGATGCCGGCGGTGTGATCCGCGAGCTGGACGAGGCGCAGCGCCAGGCCTGGCTCGAAGCGATGAAACCGGTCTGGGAGCAGTTCCGCGACGATGTTGGCCAGGACAACATCGAAGCCGCGCAGGCGATCAACGCAGGTTTCTGA
- the tpiA gene encoding triose-phosphate isomerase, translated as MRRKLAAGNWKMNGTGAALAELAALAESHPAPAADILICPPATLLSRAAEAARGIAIGGQDCHAKASGAHTGDLSAAMLKDAGASAVILGHSERRADHGETDAQVCAKAEAAISEGLTAVICIGETLAEREAGNTLNVAGTQLAGSVPANATGANTVIAYEPVWAIGTGKVPTLEQIAEVHDFLRAELTARFGADTADSIRLLYGGSVKPSNAAEIFAVSNVDGALVGGASLKAADFSPIISALEAS; from the coding sequence ATGCGGCGTAAACTTGCAGCAGGCAACTGGAAAATGAACGGCACCGGCGCGGCCCTGGCCGAGCTCGCAGCGCTCGCGGAAAGCCACCCCGCCCCGGCCGCAGACATCCTGATCTGCCCGCCCGCAACCCTGCTGTCGCGCGCCGCAGAGGCCGCCCGGGGCATCGCCATCGGCGGCCAGGACTGCCACGCAAAGGCGTCCGGCGCCCACACCGGCGATCTGTCCGCTGCCATGCTCAAGGACGCAGGCGCCTCCGCCGTGATCCTCGGCCATTCCGAACGCCGCGCCGACCACGGCGAGACCGACGCCCAGGTCTGCGCCAAGGCGGAGGCCGCCATTTCCGAGGGCCTCACGGCCGTGATCTGCATCGGTGAAACCCTCGCGGAACGCGAAGCAGGCAACACGCTGAATGTGGCAGGCACCCAGCTCGCAGGCTCCGTGCCCGCCAATGCCACCGGCGCAAACACCGTGATCGCTTACGAACCGGTCTGGGCCATCGGCACCGGCAAGGTGCCGACGCTGGAGCAGATCGCCGAGGTTCACGATTTCCTGCGCGCCGAGCTCACCGCCCGCTTCGGCGCGGACACCGCAGACAGCATCCGCCTGCTCTACGGCGGCTCGGTCAAGCCCTCCAATGCCGCGGAGATCTTTGCTGTCTCCAACGTCGATGGCGCGCTTGTGGGCGGTGCCAGCCTCAAGGCCGCGGATTTCTCCCCGATCATCAGCGCGCTGGAAGCCAGCTGA
- a CDS encoding SPFH domain-containing protein, with protein MTENDLLDLLSGNLLYLLGALLLIIVALKGVKIVPQSEKYVVERFGRLHSVLGPGINFIVPLLDVARHKISILERQLPNATQDAITKDNVLVQIDTSVFYRILEPEKTVYRIRDVDGAIATTVAGIVRAEIGKMDLDEVQSNRAQLISRIQESVESAVDDWGIEVTRAEILDVNLDQATRDAMLQQLNAERARRAEVTKAEGQKRAVELNADAELYAAEQTAKARRIQAEAEAYATEVVAKAIRENGIEAAQYQVALKQVEALNALGKGEGKQTILVPAHALEAFGDAFKLLKGSK; from the coding sequence ATGACCGAAAACGACCTGCTCGACCTCTTGTCCGGTAATCTTCTCTATCTGCTGGGCGCCCTCCTGCTGATTATCGTCGCCCTCAAAGGGGTCAAGATCGTGCCCCAGTCGGAGAAATACGTGGTCGAGCGCTTCGGCCGCCTGCATTCGGTGCTGGGGCCGGGCATCAACTTCATCGTGCCCCTCCTCGACGTGGCCCGCCACAAGATCTCCATCCTGGAGCGCCAGCTCCCGAACGCCACCCAGGACGCGATCACCAAGGACAACGTGCTGGTGCAGATCGACACCTCCGTGTTCTACCGCATCCTTGAGCCGGAAAAGACCGTCTACCGGATCCGCGATGTGGACGGCGCCATCGCCACCACCGTGGCGGGCATCGTGCGCGCCGAGATCGGCAAGATGGATCTGGACGAGGTGCAGTCCAACCGCGCCCAGCTGATTTCCCGCATCCAGGAAAGCGTCGAAAGCGCGGTGGACGACTGGGGCATCGAAGTGACCCGCGCCGAGATCCTGGATGTGAACCTGGACCAGGCCACCCGCGACGCCATGCTGCAGCAGCTGAATGCGGAACGCGCGCGGCGCGCCGAGGTGACCAAGGCCGAGGGCCAGAAACGCGCGGTCGAGCTGAACGCCGATGCAGAGCTTTACGCCGCCGAGCAGACCGCCAAGGCCCGCCGCATTCAGGCCGAAGCCGAGGCCTATGCCACCGAAGTGGTCGCCAAGGCGATCCGCGAAAACGGCATCGAGGCCGCCCAGTACCAGGTCGCCCTGAAACAGGTGGAAGCGCTCAACGCCCTCGGCAAAGGGGAAGGCAAGCAGACCATTCTGGTCCCCGCCCACGCGCTGGAAGCCTTTGGCGACGCCTTCAAGCTGCTGAAAGGAAGCAAGTGA
- a CDS encoding NfeD family protein, whose protein sequence is MADGFWTLWWVWAAAALVLGILEVLVPGFVFLGFAIGGAAVALLLLVSGGSWGLPLLLLIFAGLSLAAWLLLKRLFALPKGQVKTFDRDIND, encoded by the coding sequence ATGGCAGATGGCTTCTGGACGCTCTGGTGGGTCTGGGCGGCGGCGGCGCTGGTGCTGGGCATCCTCGAAGTCCTGGTGCCCGGCTTCGTCTTCCTCGGCTTCGCCATCGGCGGTGCCGCGGTGGCGCTGCTGCTGCTGGTCTCCGGCGGCAGCTGGGGCCTGCCCCTGCTGCTGCTGATCTTTGCCGGCCTGTCGCTGGCTGCCTGGCTGCTGCTGAAACGGCTGTTTGCCCTGCCCAAGGGCCAGGTCAAAACCTTCGACCGCGATATCAACGATTGA
- a CDS encoding SUF system Fe-S cluster assembly protein, translating to MTNPSEPLEGAPLIAPSSVSHPLYEAVAEACRTVYDPEIPVNIYELGLIYTIAINDENDVKIIMTLTAPGCPVAGEMPGWIVDAVSPVPGVKSVDVQLTWEPPWGMEMMSDEARLELGFM from the coding sequence ATGACCAACCCTTCAGAACCGCTCGAAGGCGCACCGCTGATCGCGCCCTCCTCCGTCAGCCACCCGCTGTACGAGGCCGTGGCCGAGGCCTGCCGCACCGTCTATGACCCGGAAATCCCGGTGAACATCTATGAACTGGGGCTGATCTACACGATCGCCATCAACGACGAGAACGATGTGAAAATCATCATGACCCTGACCGCGCCGGGCTGCCCTGTCGCGGGCGAGATGCCGGGCTGGATCGTCGATGCGGTGTCGCCGGTGCCCGGCGTCAAGAGCGTTGACGTGCAGCTCACCTGGGAGCCGCCCTGGGGCATGGAGATGATGTCCGACGAGGCCCGCCTCGAACTGGGCTTCATGTAA
- a CDS encoding sensor histidine kinase, with translation MKTQNLLRWSLPAGFLLAVAALALAAWSYGYRQALDSLAERSAADLALASDRVSTQLQVYQELAVLTAEHPALADLSTPEAQAGAADLLRSVADKTAALDVFFAAADGQVLAAAEGVTGAGVARQDYFVRAMQGALGTGHGVLQPDGQRAYFYAAPAFAHDGRVRGALVVVADVADVEQTWRGSLPAVFFTDQTGEVFIANRSELLFWQRGGAAAEAEPGQPEVTGRRRHAGHEIWSLRGSAYLPQQALHLSVDLPVIGMTGEILVDVAPARRIAVLQAAALAAVCLALGAMLFIVMERRRTLAEANAVLESRVEARTRALSAANLQLRREVREREEAEAALKRAQEELVQAGKLSALGQMSAGISHELNQPLMAIQQYAENGAAFLERGKAARTGENLGRISDMAARMARIIKNLRAFARNESEPMGQVDLVQVISAAAELTAPRLKAERVDLRWQPGDYPAPIYAWGGEVRLTQVFVNLINNAADAMQGQVEKVISISVDSGPRLQVRVQDSGPGIKEPEKMFEPFYSTKAVGSSEGMGLGLSISYGLVQSFGGNIRGTNTGGGAVFTVELEPWSEAGQRDDAA, from the coding sequence ATGAAAACACAAAACCTTCTTCGCTGGAGCCTGCCCGCCGGGTTCCTTCTGGCCGTGGCGGCGCTGGCGCTGGCGGCGTGGTCCTATGGCTACCGGCAGGCGCTGGACAGCCTGGCCGAGCGCAGTGCGGCCGATCTGGCGCTGGCCTCGGACCGGGTGAGCACGCAGTTGCAGGTCTATCAGGAACTGGCGGTGCTGACCGCGGAGCATCCGGCGCTGGCGGATCTTTCTACGCCTGAGGCGCAGGCCGGGGCGGCGGACCTGCTGCGGTCGGTGGCGGACAAGACCGCGGCGCTGGATGTGTTCTTTGCTGCGGCGGACGGGCAGGTGCTGGCGGCGGCCGAAGGGGTGACAGGCGCCGGCGTGGCGCGGCAGGATTACTTCGTCCGGGCGATGCAGGGGGCCTTGGGCACCGGCCACGGGGTGCTGCAGCCGGACGGCCAGCGGGCGTATTTCTATGCGGCCCCTGCCTTTGCCCATGACGGGCGGGTGCGCGGGGCACTGGTGGTGGTCGCCGATGTGGCGGATGTGGAGCAGACCTGGCGCGGCTCGCTGCCGGCGGTGTTCTTCACCGATCAAACCGGCGAGGTGTTCATTGCCAACCGGTCGGAGCTGCTGTTCTGGCAGCGCGGCGGGGCGGCTGCGGAAGCAGAACCGGGGCAGCCGGAGGTGACCGGCAGGCGCCGTCATGCCGGCCACGAGATCTGGTCGCTGAGGGGCAGCGCTTACCTGCCGCAGCAGGCGCTGCATCTGTCGGTGGACCTGCCGGTCATCGGCATGACCGGCGAGATCCTGGTGGATGTGGCCCCGGCGCGGCGGATTGCGGTGCTGCAGGCGGCGGCGCTGGCGGCGGTGTGCCTCGCCCTGGGGGCGATGCTGTTCATCGTGATGGAGCGCCGCCGCACCCTGGCGGAGGCCAACGCGGTGCTGGAAAGCCGGGTCGAGGCGCGCACACGGGCGCTGTCGGCGGCCAACCTGCAGCTGCGCCGCGAAGTGCGCGAGCGCGAGGAGGCCGAGGCGGCGCTGAAGCGCGCGCAGGAGGAGCTGGTGCAAGCGGGCAAGCTGTCGGCGCTGGGGCAGATGTCGGCGGGGATCAGCCATGAGCTGAACCAGCCCTTGATGGCGATCCAGCAGTATGCCGAGAACGGCGCCGCCTTTCTGGAGCGCGGCAAGGCGGCGCGCACCGGGGAAAACCTGGGGCGGATTTCGGACATGGCGGCGCGGATGGCGCGGATCATCAAGAACCTGCGCGCCTTTGCCCGCAACGAGAGCGAGCCGATGGGGCAGGTCGATCTGGTGCAGGTGATCAGCGCCGCGGCAGAGCTGACCGCGCCGCGGCTGAAGGCGGAGCGGGTGGATCTGCGCTGGCAGCCCGGCGATTATCCCGCGCCAATCTATGCCTGGGGCGGCGAGGTGCGGCTGACGCAGGTTTTCGTGAACCTGATCAACAACGCCGCGGACGCCATGCAGGGGCAGGTGGAGAAGGTGATCTCGATCTCTGTCGACAGCGGCCCGCGGCTGCAGGTGCGGGTGCAGGACAGCGGCCCCGGCATCAAGGAGCCGGAGAAGATGTTCGAGCCGTTCTATTCCACCAAGGCGGTTGGCAGCTCCGAGGGGATGGGGCTTGGGCTGTCGATTTCCTACGGGCTGGTGCAGAGCTTTGGCGGCAACATCCGCGGCACCAACACCGGCGGCGGCGCGGTGTTCACGGTGGAACTGGAGCCGTGGAGCGAGGCCGGGCAGAGGGATGATGCCGCATGA
- a CDS encoding TRAP transporter small permease, producing the protein MSSKYVPASGLGRAVNELEETAIAVILGAMTLITFVNVILRYVFSSGLIWGLEAVTFLFAWLVLFGVSYAVKITAHLGVDAVTSLLAPRTRRIAAIVAGLICLAYAALLLKGAWDYWANFANLPQTTGRWFPTGFEEMKRTSYRGWYEVVDISFPEWLRFIEPVMNEGEHYEKLPRFIPYFILPFGMALLLFRFVQAFLAILCGDSDSLIVSHEAEDAVEDVRHMNAGD; encoded by the coding sequence ATGTCTTCAAAGTATGTGCCCGCCTCCGGCCTGGGCCGCGCGGTTAACGAGCTGGAGGAGACCGCCATCGCGGTGATCCTCGGTGCGATGACCCTCATCACCTTCGTCAACGTGATTTTGCGCTACGTCTTTTCCTCCGGGCTGATCTGGGGGCTTGAGGCGGTGACGTTCCTGTTCGCCTGGCTGGTGCTTTTCGGCGTCAGCTATGCCGTCAAGATCACTGCGCATCTGGGGGTGGATGCGGTCACCAGCCTGCTGGCGCCGCGCACGCGGCGGATCGCCGCCATTGTGGCTGGCCTGATCTGCCTGGCCTATGCCGCGCTTCTGCTGAAGGGGGCCTGGGACTACTGGGCCAACTTCGCCAACCTGCCGCAGACCACGGGCCGCTGGTTCCCGACGGGGTTCGAGGAGATGAAGCGCACGTCTTACCGCGGCTGGTACGAGGTGGTGGACATCAGCTTTCCCGAGTGGCTGCGTTTCATCGAGCCGGTCATGAATGAGGGCGAGCATTACGAGAAGCTGCCGCGCTTCATTCCCTATTTCATCCTGCCTTTCGGGATGGCGCTTTTGCTGTTCCGCTTTGTGCAGGCCTTTCTGGCCATCCTGTGCGGCGACAGCGACAGCCTGATCGTCAGCCACGAAGCCGAAGACGCCGTCGAAGATGTGCGCCATATGAACGCCGGGGACTAA